Part of the Parcubacteria group bacterium ADurb.Bin159 genome is shown below.
AAATTTTCAGAAATGGAATAAAGCAAATAAAGAAGAAGAAAAAAAAATTTATTTTAAAGCGTTTATTAATGATGTTAAGAAACATATTGATAAAATTTCTCAAAAATACATTTTGCCAGAAGAGGGCACGGTTGATTTTGCAGTAATGTATATTCCCTCTGAAACAATTTATTATGAATTAATAGGGCGGGAGACAGATATTTCGGAATTTAGCAGGCGAAAAAGAGTTTATTTTACTTCACCTAATAGTTTTTATTATTTTTTGAAGGTTATTATGATGAGCATGCAAGGAGAAAAAATTCAAGAAAATTCAAAAAAAATTTTAGAGGTTCTTGAAGCCATTAGAGTAGACAGTTTAAAGTTTGCTAAAACCCTGAAATTAGTAAGTTCACATTTTAATAATGCGGAAAAAGCATTAAATGAGGCAACCAATGAATATAGAAATCTTTCTTTAAAGATTGACCAAATAAAACTTTTAAAATGAAATTTAAACAAAAATCTTTTTATTTAGCTATAAGCGCTTTTATAGGGACAGTTATTGGGGCAGGAATTTTTGCCTTGCCTTATGTTTTTTCTCAATCCGGCTTTGGTATCGGATTTTTTTGGTTAGTTTTATTAAGTTTAATATTAATAATTGTTTCTTTATCTTATGGCGAAGTTGTTTTGCGAACTCCTCAAGATTTAGAAATGGCTGGTTATGCTGAATATTATTTAGGTAAAAAGGGCAAAATTATGGCTACGGTCTCTATGATTTTAGGAACTTACGCCGCCTTAATCGCTTATATAATCGGTGTAGGTAATTTTTTATCCGAACTTTTGGTAACATTTAATTATGAGCCTATTTTTTGGGGTATTATTTTTTGGGCTATAGCCAGTTTCATACTTTTTTTGGGTATACAGGCGGTAAGCAAATTAGAATTAGTATTGAATTTAGGAGTGGCTTTAATCATCATAATTATTATTTTTTCCTGCCTCGGCTTTATTGATTTGTCAAATTTCACTTATTTAAATCTCGACAACTTTTGGGTTCCTTACGGGCCTCTTCTTTTTGCTTTAGGAGGAATAAGCGCTGTGCCGACAATGAAAAGAATATTAAAAAATGAGCCGAAACTTTTAAAAAAAGCAGTTATTAACGGGAAAATAATTGTTTTTTTTATTTATCTGATATTTATTATAACTGTTTTAGGGGTAGCTGGCAAAAATACTTCACCTCAAGCCATTAGCGGATTGATTAATATAGTAAGCCCTTATGTTTTAATTCTTAGTTTTATTTTAGGCATTTTAACAATGACTACTTCTTTTTTAATCTTGGGTCACATTTTAATCCAATTATATGGATATGATTGGAAGATCCCCAAAATTGCTGCTTGGTTTTTGGTTGTTTTCCCTCCTCTTTTACTCTTGCTTTTGGGGTTGAATAATTTTATTTTAGTTATTTCTTTGGGTGGAGGATTATTGTCAGGATTAGAAGGCATTCTTTTACTTTTAGTTTGGAAAAGGGCAAAAAAGCAGGGGAAACGTCAGCCAGAATATGAAATTAAAATTCCTCCTTTTGTTTTTTATTTTATTTTGTTAATTTTCGCTTTTAGTATAATTTATCAAATAATTGATTTAATATGAAAAATTTAACAAAATCTATAGCTGTTTTAAATGCCGGCAGCACTTCTTTAAAATATAAAGTTTTTTCTCTTGATTTAAAAATTTTAGCTTCCGGAGAATTTGCTAATTTAAATCCAAAAAATATTATTAGCCATAAAAAAGCATTTCGAAAAATAATCAAAAAAATAAACAAATTTGACATTGTCGCTATAGGACATAGAGTTGTTCACGGGGGAGATGAATTTAAAAAACCCGCATTATTGAATAATTCAATTATTGAAAAAATCAGTAAATATAATAAATTAGCGCCTTTGCATAATCCCTTTAATTTAGCAGTTATTAAAGAAGCAAAAAAATTTTTCTCCGCTATTCCCCAAATAGCAGTTTTTGACACCAGTTTTTTCGCTGATATTCCCCTTGAAGCAAAAATTTATGGTTTGCCCCCGGATTATTTCAAAAAGATGAAAATTCAACGATTTGGTTTTCATGGCATTTCTCATCAATATGTGACTGATAAGGCAGCGGAAAAATTAA
Proteins encoded:
- the rmuC gene encoding DNA recombination protein RmuC — encoded protein: MLFEIILIIFFALGLTGLFLYFKKRMDEISETKKGDQSLLLLNQNIQGIEQKINSQINQLASNLGELTEVGRDIKSFSEFLKSPKLRGNIGEEILQDLLEQYFSKEHFALQYKFKSGERVDAILKTREGIIPIDAKFPLENFQKWNKANKEEEKKIYFKAFINDVKKHIDKISQKYILPEEGTVDFAVMYIPSETIYYELIGRETDISEFSRRKRVYFTSPNSFYYFLKVIMMSMQGEKIQENSKKILEVLEAIRVDSLKFAKTLKLVSSHFNNAEKALNEATNEYRNLSLKIDQIKLLK
- the tyrP gene encoding Tyrosine-specific transport protein, whose product is MKFKQKSFYLAISAFIGTVIGAGIFALPYVFSQSGFGIGFFWLVLLSLILIIVSLSYGEVVLRTPQDLEMAGYAEYYLGKKGKIMATVSMILGTYAALIAYIIGVGNFLSELLVTFNYEPIFWGIIFWAIASFILFLGIQAVSKLELVLNLGVALIIIIIIFSCLGFIDLSNFTYLNLDNFWVPYGPLLFALGGISAVPTMKRILKNEPKLLKKAVINGKIIVFFIYLIFIITVLGVAGKNTSPQAISGLINIVSPYVLILSFILGILTMTTSFLILGHILIQLYGYDWKIPKIAAWFLVVFPPLLLLLLGLNNFILVISLGGGLLSGLEGILLLLVWKRAKKQGKRQPEYEIKIPPFVFYFILLIFAFSIIYQIIDLI